Proteins from a genomic interval of Gemmatimonadaceae bacterium:
- a CDS encoding redoxin domain-containing protein — MPNRVPQWLRQVLVFAGAWHLILGGAMIIAPSAFFTFTKIAPLNYPQVWQGIGVMTAVMGVGYAVTARNPLRYWPVIMIGFIPKLVAPLGFVFGLVTGALPRAFGALVVVHDLLWLAPFGELLWLAIREAAAGEYPRSIFRGTLRDAMANAITDHGESLLELSEEGPRLVIFLRHTGCIFCRETLGDLRALRGQIESAGVKLALVHMGMPDEGEALAEDNGLSGVDMIGDPLRELYQAFQLPQGSFVQLFGPKVALRGFLAMLKGHMQGYFHGDALQLPGAFVVSNGAILRSYRHTHAGDRPDYLALATGACDIPPGGTTAA, encoded by the coding sequence ATGCCGAACCGCGTACCGCAGTGGCTGCGACAGGTGCTGGTCTTCGCCGGCGCGTGGCACCTGATCCTGGGGGGGGCGATGATCATCGCGCCCAGCGCGTTCTTCACCTTCACGAAGATCGCGCCGCTCAACTACCCGCAGGTGTGGCAGGGGATCGGGGTGATGACGGCGGTGATGGGGGTGGGCTACGCGGTCACCGCCCGCAACCCACTGCGCTACTGGCCGGTCATCATGATCGGCTTCATTCCCAAGCTGGTTGCGCCGCTGGGATTCGTCTTCGGGCTGGTGACGGGGGCGCTCCCGCGGGCCTTTGGCGCCCTGGTGGTGGTGCACGACCTGCTGTGGCTCGCCCCGTTCGGGGAGCTGCTCTGGCTGGCGATCCGCGAGGCCGCGGCCGGCGAGTATCCGCGCTCGATCTTCCGCGGGACGTTGCGCGACGCGATGGCGAATGCGATCACCGACCACGGGGAATCGCTGCTGGAGCTGTCGGAGGAGGGGCCTCGCCTGGTGATCTTCCTGCGCCACACCGGGTGCATCTTCTGCAGGGAGACGTTAGGCGACCTGCGCGCGCTGCGCGGCCAGATCGAGTCGGCCGGGGTCAAGCTGGCGCTGGTGCACATGGGGATGCCCGATGAGGGGGAGGCGCTGGCCGAGGACAACGGGCTCTCGGGAGTGGACATGATCGGGGATCCGCTGCGCGAGCTGTACCAGGCGTTCCAGCTCCCGCAGGGGTCGTTTGTCCAGCTCTTTGGCCCCAAGGTGGCGCTGCGCGGCTTCCTGGCGATGCTCAAGGGGCACATGCAGGGGTATTTCCACGGCGATGCATTGCAGCTCCCCGGCGCTTTCGTAGTTTCCAACGGTGCCATCCTGCGCTCCTATCGCCACACGCACGCCGGCGACCGCCCGGACTACCTCGCCCTGGCCACGGGGGCGTGCGACATCCCGCCGGGTGGGACGACGGCGGCCTGA
- a CDS encoding cryptochrome/photolyase family protein, protein MSATRTLWFVLGDQLDPHFTVLRRHFDKARDVVLMAEVSDESRHVPSHKQRTILFLAAMRHYAERLRSKGVTVRYTRLDDVGNASTLAGELRRALDTLQPQSLAIVRPGEWRVLRMIERVAAQRKLPLRVHEDPHFLVTPQAFSAWANGRTELVMERFYRAVRKRFRILVTDDGRPEGGAWTLRAESRPRFAGNRPPLPKRVVHTPDATTRAVIASVERSLGDLPGTAAEFNWPVTREQALAELHDFVRHRLAHFGDDVADMATGAPWMHHSLLAAPLNLKLLDPREVVQLAVDAHRRGEAPLPAVEAFVRQVIGRREFIRGVYWHEGQDYASRNALGHRRALPTLYWSGETEMRCLREGVGGVLQHGFAHHAQRLLVTGNFALLAGVDPKEVSDWHLGMFVDGVDWATLPNALGSSQHADGGTVGTRAPVAGGRTIEKHSDYCDGCRFEPGMRTGDDACPMTTFYWDFLIRHQATLAANRRLASALAQVASMSDEVKREVTAWAAVMRKRLGVVER, encoded by the coding sequence GTGAGCGCGACACGCACACTCTGGTTCGTCCTGGGCGACCAGCTCGATCCGCACTTCACGGTCCTCCGCCGTCACTTCGACAAGGCGCGCGACGTGGTGCTGATGGCCGAGGTGAGCGACGAGTCGCGCCACGTCCCGTCGCACAAGCAGCGCACGATCCTCTTTCTCGCGGCCATGCGGCACTACGCCGAACGGCTGCGCTCGAAGGGTGTCACGGTGCGCTACACCCGGCTCGACGACGTCGGCAACGCCTCGACGCTGGCCGGTGAGCTGCGGAGGGCGCTGGACACGCTGCAACCCCAGTCGCTGGCCATCGTGCGCCCGGGTGAATGGCGCGTGCTACGGATGATCGAGCGCGTGGCGGCGCAGCGAAAGCTCCCGCTCAGGGTGCACGAGGACCCGCACTTCCTGGTCACGCCGCAGGCGTTCAGCGCGTGGGCGAATGGTCGCACGGAGCTGGTGATGGAGCGCTTCTACAGGGCAGTGCGGAAGCGCTTCCGGATCCTGGTCACCGACGACGGTCGCCCCGAGGGCGGGGCCTGGACCCTACGCGCGGAAAGCAGGCCGCGCTTCGCGGGCAATCGCCCGCCGCTCCCGAAACGCGTGGTGCATACGCCGGATGCAACGACGCGCGCGGTGATCGCCTCGGTCGAGCGGTCGTTGGGCGACCTCCCGGGGACGGCGGCGGAGTTCAACTGGCCGGTGACGCGCGAGCAGGCACTGGCCGAACTGCACGACTTCGTGCGGCACCGCCTGGCGCACTTCGGCGACGACGTGGCTGACATGGCGACCGGGGCGCCGTGGATGCACCACTCGCTCCTCGCCGCCCCGCTCAACCTCAAGCTGCTCGACCCGCGCGAGGTGGTGCAGCTGGCGGTTGATGCCCACCGGCGCGGGGAGGCGCCCTTGCCGGCGGTGGAGGCGTTCGTGCGACAGGTGATCGGGCGGCGCGAGTTCATCCGCGGCGTGTACTGGCACGAAGGACAGGACTACGCCAGCCGCAACGCGCTGGGGCATCGGCGTGCGCTCCCCACGCTCTACTGGAGCGGCGAGACGGAGATGCGTTGCCTGCGCGAGGGCGTGGGCGGGGTGCTGCAGCACGGATTCGCGCACCACGCGCAGCGCCTGCTCGTCACCGGCAACTTCGCCCTGCTGGCCGGCGTGGACCCCAAGGAAGTGAGCGACTGGCACCTGGGAATGTTCGTGGACGGCGTCGACTGGGCGACGCTCCCCAACGCGTTAGGCAGCTCGCAGCACGCGGACGGCGGGACGGTGGGGACCCGGGCGCCCGTGGCCGGCGGGCGCACCATCGAGAAGCACTCCGACTACTGCGACGGCTGTCGCTTCGAGCCGGGGATGCGCACGGGCGACGACGCCTGCCCGATGACGACCTTCTACTGGGACTTCCTCATCCGCCACCAGGCGACGCTCGCCGCCAACCGGCGCCTGGCGAGCGCGCTCGCGCAGGTGGCATCGATGAGTGACGAGGTGAAGCGCGAGGTCACCGCGTGGGCGGCGGTGATGCGCAAGCGGCTGGGGGTTGTGGAGCGTTAG
- a CDS encoding HEAT repeat domain-containing protein: protein MSSDDGKEYVLALSRLIQSVSNAMHTASARDAHVRDVESRSRRRALALELDGDVLRIGLEETLTFETPGVEALLSALLGHGVARLVIRQLTPARDLLEMARLLAATPRNANEGRAIETRALDSRLWNIEFIGAFELDDEHITANLPPELLISLRDGAEYVHAESALAKLATRGEQALEGGDSRTIAAVLVTIWSFERSTQHDALRHTAELALKRLISPMALKLTAQVIPSARRRERLLGVLSHAGDEGAEALFAHLCESQDMFERRAYFDALIWLRCGVSMLMQALDSEQWYVARNAAELLGEMRIDGVESSLAILLESDDERRRVAASSALARLRTPDALAALNTVINDPSDAVRYFASTALLARIEGANARQLGVALDADGDLEMKLQIVAALGKLGTPDAVQKLIKTLMSPQAVSAAANLDSEFRCASLEAVATARGSAAMPLISPFRRDKDPRVAETATRLYTRLARGPRVMLTFSA, encoded by the coding sequence ATGTCGAGCGACGACGGCAAAGAGTACGTCCTGGCGCTCTCGCGCCTGATCCAGAGCGTCTCCAACGCGATGCACACCGCGTCGGCGCGCGACGCGCACGTGCGCGACGTGGAGTCGCGCTCACGCCGGCGGGCGCTGGCGCTCGAACTCGACGGTGACGTACTGCGCATCGGATTGGAGGAGACGCTCACATTCGAGACGCCAGGGGTCGAAGCGCTGCTGTCGGCGCTCCTCGGACATGGCGTGGCGCGCCTCGTCATCCGGCAGCTCACGCCTGCGCGTGACCTGCTGGAGATGGCGCGTCTCCTGGCCGCGACGCCACGCAACGCGAACGAGGGGCGGGCCATCGAGACGCGGGCCCTCGACTCGCGCCTCTGGAACATCGAGTTCATCGGCGCCTTCGAACTCGATGACGAACACATCACGGCCAACCTTCCGCCAGAACTCCTCATCTCGCTTCGCGACGGCGCCGAGTACGTCCACGCCGAGTCGGCACTGGCCAAGCTGGCAACGCGTGGTGAGCAGGCGCTGGAAGGTGGCGACTCGCGCACCATTGCCGCCGTCCTCGTCACGATCTGGTCGTTCGAGCGCAGTACACAGCACGACGCCTTGCGACACACCGCGGAGCTCGCGCTCAAGCGCCTCATCTCGCCGATGGCGCTCAAGCTCACGGCGCAGGTCATCCCCTCGGCGCGCCGGCGCGAGCGACTCCTCGGCGTGCTCTCGCATGCGGGGGATGAGGGGGCCGAGGCGCTGTTTGCGCACCTGTGTGAATCGCAGGACATGTTCGAGCGGCGCGCCTACTTCGATGCGCTGATCTGGTTGCGTTGCGGCGTCAGCATGCTGATGCAGGCGCTCGATTCGGAACAGTGGTACGTGGCGCGCAATGCCGCCGAGTTGCTGGGAGAGATGCGCATCGACGGCGTGGAGTCGTCGCTCGCCATCCTGCTCGAGTCCGACGACGAGCGCCGGCGAGTTGCGGCATCGTCGGCGCTGGCGCGCCTGCGGACTCCCGACGCGCTGGCGGCGCTCAACACCGTCATCAACGATCCGTCGGATGCGGTGCGCTACTTTGCCAGCACCGCCCTCCTGGCGCGCATCGAGGGGGCCAACGCGCGACAGTTGGGCGTCGCCCTGGACGCCGACGGCGATCTCGAGATGAAGCTCCAGATCGTCGCGGCACTCGGGAAGCTCGGCACGCCGGACGCTGTGCAGAAGCTGATCAAGACGCTCATGTCGCCGCAGGCCGTGAGCGCCGCGGCCAACCTGGACAGCGAGTTCCGCTGCGCCTCACTCGAGGCCGTTGCGACCGCGCGCGGGTCGGCGGCGATGCCGTTGATCTCCCCCTTCCGTCGCGACAAGGACCCACGCGTCGCCGAGACCGCGACGCGCCTCTACACACGCCTTGCGCGCGGGCCGCGGGTCATGCTGACGTTCTCGGCGTAG
- a CDS encoding alpha/beta hydrolase, with the protein MPSRLPVFPSSRLLCLIAALATPTPARAQQFLRPADINALPSKAPDAVIAYGADSLQFGELRLPNGKGPFAVAIVIHGGCWIHGYAAARNAAPLADALRDAGVATWNVEYRRRDNPGGGWPGTFLDVAAAADSLRGIAKRYPLDLSRVVAIGHSAGGHMALWLAARRKLPASSPLHAASPLLLAGVVALGGPGDLYDFNTYVDPICSEGTVPKLLGGTAALVPDRWRDASPSSWLPLGVPQVMLAGESDRIMPRANLEAWATKARAAGDRVDVVVVPNAAHHEVMSPRAVTWPAIREAVLRLATR; encoded by the coding sequence ATGCCCTCTCGTCTTCCCGTCTTCCCGTCCTCTCGTCTTCTGTGTCTCATCGCCGCCCTCGCCACGCCCACTCCCGCCCGTGCGCAGCAGTTCCTGAGGCCCGCCGACATCAACGCCCTCCCCAGCAAGGCCCCCGACGCCGTGATCGCCTACGGCGCCGACTCGCTCCAGTTCGGCGAGCTGCGCCTGCCTAACGGGAAAGGACCCTTCGCCGTCGCCATCGTCATCCACGGCGGGTGCTGGATCCACGGCTACGCTGCAGCGCGGAACGCCGCCCCCTTGGCCGACGCGTTGCGCGATGCCGGCGTGGCGACCTGGAACGTCGAGTACCGCCGGCGCGACAACCCCGGCGGCGGTTGGCCCGGGACCTTTCTCGATGTCGCCGCCGCGGCCGACTCGCTGCGTGGCATCGCGAAGCGCTACCCGCTCGACCTGTCGCGCGTCGTCGCCATCGGCCACTCCGCCGGTGGCCACATGGCGCTCTGGCTCGCCGCACGCCGTAAACTCCCCGCCTCCTCGCCGCTGCACGCCGCCTCGCCGTTGCTGCTGGCGGGCGTCGTTGCACTCGGCGGACCCGGCGACCTCTATGACTTCAATACCTACGTCGACCCCATCTGCAGCGAAGGGACCGTTCCCAAGCTCCTCGGCGGCACCGCCGCGCTGGTCCCCGACCGCTGGCGCGACGCCTCCCCCTCCAGCTGGCTCCCGTTAGGGGTCCCCCAGGTCATGCTGGCTGGCGAGTCGGATCGCATCATGCCCCGCGCCAACCTCGAGGCCTGGGCCACCAAGGCGCGTGCTGCCGGCGACCGCGTCGACGTCGTCGTGGTCCCCAATGCGGCGCACCACGAGGTCATGTCACCGCGCGCGGTGACATGGCCGGCCATACGCGAGGCGGTCCTGCGACTCGCCACCAGATAG
- a CDS encoding M20/M25/M40 family metallo-hydrolase, whose protein sequence is MPNRFVRTVVALGAAVFVPALVAAQGKAKTPAKGRAPIYTAGALTPHQQLTREIYKELVEINTGVETGNVTTAAEAMLKRLKAAGIPDSDLFIGGPNPKKHNLVARIHGKGGANAGKPILLLAHIDVVEALKADWSPDLDPFVFLERDGYFYGRGTADDKAMASIFVANVFRMKQEGYVPDRDIIIALTADEESGPFNGVDWLTKNHRDLVDAALVINEGGGGTLRNGKQLFNTVQAAEKITTNFTLRVTNRGGHSSVPRDDNAITQLADALSKVGRHRFAVQLNEVTRAFFSQTAALETPAVGQAMKALVANPSDAGALAVLESDPRYNAMLRTSCVATQLAGGHASNALPQLAEANINCRIYPTSSAAEVRAELEQVVADSNVKVIIRTQRSATPMTTLAREVMGPVEQITREMWGDIPVIPTMSTGATDSRFFRALGIPSYGVSGLFSDPTVDARAHGRDERMGVRSYFEGQEFLYRLTKALASNTSIQ, encoded by the coding sequence ATGCCAAACAGGTTTGTCCGTACAGTCGTGGCCCTCGGCGCCGCGGTGTTCGTCCCGGCGCTCGTGGCAGCGCAGGGGAAGGCGAAGACTCCCGCCAAGGGCAGGGCCCCCATCTACACCGCCGGAGCGCTCACGCCGCACCAGCAGCTCACGCGCGAGATCTACAAGGAGCTGGTGGAGATCAACACCGGTGTGGAGACGGGGAACGTGACGACGGCGGCCGAGGCGATGCTCAAGCGGTTGAAGGCCGCGGGGATTCCCGACAGCGACCTGTTCATCGGCGGGCCCAACCCGAAGAAGCACAACCTGGTGGCGCGCATCCACGGCAAGGGAGGAGCTAACGCGGGGAAGCCGATCCTCCTCCTGGCGCACATCGACGTCGTGGAGGCACTCAAGGCCGACTGGTCGCCCGACCTGGACCCGTTCGTCTTCCTTGAACGCGACGGCTACTTCTACGGGCGCGGCACGGCGGATGACAAGGCGATGGCGTCGATCTTCGTCGCCAACGTCTTCCGCATGAAGCAGGAGGGATACGTTCCCGACCGCGACATCATCATCGCCCTCACTGCCGACGAGGAGAGCGGGCCGTTCAACGGCGTCGACTGGCTCACGAAGAACCATCGCGACCTGGTGGATGCGGCGCTGGTGATCAACGAAGGAGGGGGAGGGACGCTACGCAACGGGAAGCAGCTGTTCAACACGGTGCAGGCTGCAGAGAAGATCACGACCAACTTCACGTTGCGCGTGACCAATCGCGGCGGCCACTCCTCGGTCCCGCGCGACGACAACGCCATCACGCAGCTGGCGGACGCGCTCTCGAAGGTGGGGCGCCACCGCTTCGCGGTGCAGTTGAACGAGGTAACGCGCGCCTTCTTCTCGCAGACCGCTGCGCTGGAGACGCCGGCGGTGGGACAGGCGATGAAGGCGCTGGTCGCCAACCCGTCGGATGCTGGTGCGCTGGCGGTGCTGGAGAGCGACCCGCGCTACAACGCGATGCTACGCACGAGCTGTGTCGCCACGCAGCTCGCCGGCGGGCACGCCTCCAACGCCCTTCCGCAGCTGGCCGAGGCCAACATCAACTGCCGCATCTACCCGACGAGCAGCGCCGCCGAGGTGCGGGCGGAACTCGAGCAGGTGGTTGCCGACTCGAACGTGAAGGTGATCATCCGCACGCAGCGCTCGGCGACGCCGATGACCACGCTGGCGCGCGAGGTGATGGGGCCGGTGGAGCAGATCACGCGCGAGATGTGGGGCGACATCCCGGTGATCCCGACAATGAGCACCGGTGCGACCGACTCGCGCTTCTTCCGCGCGTTAGGGATTCCGTCGTACGGGGTGTCGGGATTGTTCAGCGACCCGACGGTCGACGCGCGGGCGCATGGGCGCGACGAGCGGATGGGGGTGCGGAGCTACTTCGAGGGGCAGGAGTTCCTGTATCGGCTGACGAAGGCGTTGGCGTCGAATACGTCGATACAGTAG
- a CDS encoding aminopeptidase, with product MRHSLTFAVMALAPMLAAAQSSKPPAAPSPPPSWPATVAAIVRQMQLGTGERVLMVAEPGQADGVVAPLRAAIRAAGATDLGVIAVRGTAPATWSTDFTRGAAGKSADQLVSYLASVDLGIMLPGAAPTDAAYDALQRILRDAPNAKPARGVRTVHFHWAGAYAPTGELLTTAPAFAALYQRVLEQTDYAALAKAQRDFESAMRAAPVRVTTPGGTDLTFRIGDRVVTRQDGNASAAHARGGKVLIDREVELPAGAIRVAPIEESVNGTIAFPDGTWGGVAVKGLVMTFAKGKLTTFTARTGKEGIDKELATAGPAGRSFREFALGFNPLLAIPDKGERWIPYYGYGAGVVRLSLGDNSELGGKVTGGYVRWNFFTDATVRVGGRVWVEGGTMR from the coding sequence ATGCGCCACTCCCTGACCTTCGCCGTCATGGCCCTCGCCCCGATGCTGGCCGCTGCCCAGTCTTCCAAGCCGCCAGCTGCACCATCACCGCCGCCGAGCTGGCCCGCGACGGTAGCCGCAATCGTTCGGCAGATGCAACTGGGCACGGGCGAGCGCGTCCTCATGGTCGCCGAGCCTGGGCAGGCCGACGGGGTGGTCGCCCCGCTGCGCGCCGCGATCCGGGCGGCGGGGGCGACGGACCTCGGCGTCATCGCGGTGCGCGGCACGGCGCCGGCCACCTGGAGCACCGACTTCACCCGCGGCGCCGCTGGGAAGAGCGCCGATCAGCTGGTCTCGTACCTCGCCTCCGTCGACCTCGGCATCATGCTCCCCGGCGCCGCGCCGACCGATGCCGCGTACGACGCACTGCAGCGCATCCTGCGAGATGCGCCTAACGCCAAGCCGGCGCGCGGCGTGCGCACGGTGCACTTCCACTGGGCTGGCGCGTACGCGCCCACCGGCGAGCTGCTGACCACCGCGCCGGCGTTCGCCGCACTCTACCAGCGCGTCCTCGAGCAGACCGACTACGCCGCCCTCGCCAAGGCACAGCGCGACTTCGAGTCGGCAATGCGCGCTGCCCCGGTGCGCGTCACCACGCCGGGCGGGACCGACCTGACCTTTCGCATTGGCGACCGCGTCGTGACCAGGCAGGACGGCAACGCCTCCGCCGCGCACGCGCGGGGCGGCAAGGTCCTCATCGATCGCGAAGTCGAACTCCCGGCCGGCGCCATCCGCGTTGCCCCAATCGAGGAAAGCGTCAATGGGACGATCGCCTTCCCCGACGGCACCTGGGGAGGCGTCGCCGTGAAGGGGCTGGTCATGACCTTCGCCAAGGGGAAGCTCACGACCTTCACCGCCCGCACGGGGAAGGAGGGCATCGACAAGGAGCTCGCCACCGCCGGCCCCGCCGGACGCTCCTTCCGCGAGTTCGCGCTCGGCTTCAACCCGCTGCTCGCCATCCCGGACAAGGGCGAGCGTTGGATCCCCTACTACGGATACGGCGCCGGCGTGGTGCGCTTGTCGTTAGGCGACAACTCCGAACTCGGCGGCAAGGTCACCGGCGGCTACGTGCGCTGGAACTTCTTCACCGATGCGACGGTGAGGGTGGGGGGGAGGGTGTGGGTGGAAGGGGGGACGATGAGGTAG
- a CDS encoding amidase translates to MDSLALAHLIRTRQLSAAEAVDAAIARIEQLNPQLNAVVYPMFDQARQLASRPLADPAAPFAGVPFLIKDLLTAYEGEPIASGSKLYHGYRAPHDSELMRRYRQAGVIVLGKTATPEFGLTPYTEPTAHGVTRNPWDVTRTSGGSSGGSAAAVASGMVAMAGGGDGGGSIRIPSSCCGIFGFKPTRGRVPTGPDDGELWGGAVSEGVLTRTVRDSAAMLDAIDGEDVGAPYAAPPKARAFLDEVTTEPPPLRIAFTDAPMLGHGTHPDCSAAMRDAAALLQSLGHHVEEAAPAVDRDRFNEAFVTIVCGEVVADLHDATARLARTATRTDVELATWGLAMLGHAVSAGEYAIAQRYLQRAARGLGSFFERYDLLLTPTLGMPPVPHGALQPKTGEALMLRVFGALHAGGLMKRLGAVSQAAATVFDFIPYPPLFNVTGQPAMSVPLWWNGEGLPIGVQLAGRFGDDATLFRVAGQLERARPWATKWPSVSMPW, encoded by the coding sequence ATGGATTCCCTCGCGCTCGCCCACCTCATCCGCACGCGTCAACTCTCGGCCGCAGAGGCCGTCGACGCGGCGATCGCGCGCATCGAGCAGCTCAATCCGCAGCTCAATGCCGTCGTGTATCCGATGTTCGATCAGGCGCGACAGTTGGCATCACGCCCGCTGGCCGATCCGGCGGCGCCGTTTGCCGGGGTGCCGTTTCTCATCAAGGATCTCCTCACCGCATACGAGGGTGAACCGATCGCCAGCGGATCGAAGCTCTACCACGGATACCGCGCCCCGCACGACTCGGAGCTGATGCGCCGCTATCGCCAGGCGGGGGTGATCGTGCTGGGGAAGACGGCGACGCCGGAGTTCGGGCTCACGCCGTACACCGAACCCACGGCGCATGGCGTCACGCGGAATCCGTGGGACGTGACGCGCACCTCTGGCGGCTCGAGCGGTGGATCGGCGGCGGCGGTGGCGAGCGGGATGGTGGCGATGGCGGGAGGCGGCGACGGCGGCGGGTCGATTCGCATTCCGTCATCGTGCTGCGGGATCTTCGGCTTCAAGCCCACGCGGGGGCGAGTCCCGACCGGCCCCGACGACGGCGAGCTGTGGGGAGGCGCCGTGAGCGAGGGGGTGCTCACCCGGACGGTGCGTGACTCGGCGGCGATGCTCGATGCCATCGACGGCGAGGATGTGGGAGCGCCATACGCCGCGCCACCCAAGGCGCGCGCCTTCCTCGACGAAGTGACGACCGAGCCTCCCCCGTTGCGCATCGCCTTCACCGATGCGCCAATGCTGGGGCACGGCACGCACCCCGACTGCTCGGCCGCGATGCGCGACGCGGCAGCATTGCTCCAGTCGTTAGGCCACCACGTGGAAGAAGCGGCGCCCGCGGTGGATCGCGACCGCTTCAACGAGGCCTTCGTCACCATTGTCTGCGGCGAGGTCGTCGCCGACCTGCACGATGCGACGGCGCGCCTCGCGCGCACCGCCACGCGCACCGACGTGGAGTTGGCCACCTGGGGATTGGCAATGCTTGGACACGCGGTGAGCGCCGGCGAGTACGCCATCGCGCAGCGCTATCTCCAGCGTGCGGCGCGCGGCCTGGGATCGTTCTTCGAGCGCTACGACCTCCTCCTCACGCCAACCCTGGGCATGCCTCCCGTCCCGCACGGCGCGCTGCAGCCGAAAACTGGCGAGGCACTGATGCTGCGTGTCTTTGGGGCGCTGCATGCCGGCGGCTTGATGAAACGCCTCGGCGCGGTGTCGCAGGCTGCGGCAACCGTGTTCGACTTCATCCCCTATCCCCCGTTGTTCAACGTCACCGGGCAGCCGGCGATGTCGGTGCCGCTCTGGTGGAACGGCGAAGGGTTGCCGATCGGCGTGCAGCTGGCGGGGCGCTTTGGCGACGACGCGACGCTCTTCCGCGTGGCCGGGCAGTTGGAGCGCGCGCGCCCCTGGGCCACGAAGTGGCCGTCCGTGAGCATGCCGTGGTAG
- a CDS encoding PIN domain-containing protein → MPAVRVAVDTGALLALASTRDQYHARARRTLLRLQQQRAHFVSHALVLGEVHGHLLRRLPHAEARRVVLGLLRDPAFEWREVGRDLLSRAMAGWMERFGDQRFSLTDSVSFEVMREEGIASAFAYDQDFITAGFTLEP, encoded by the coding sequence ATGCCCGCGGTCCGCGTAGCCGTTGACACGGGGGCGTTGCTGGCGCTGGCCAGCACGCGTGACCAGTACCATGCGCGCGCGCGGCGGACGCTGCTGCGACTGCAGCAGCAACGCGCGCATTTCGTGAGCCATGCGCTGGTGCTGGGCGAGGTACACGGTCACCTGTTACGGCGACTTCCGCACGCCGAGGCGCGGCGCGTGGTACTCGGCTTGTTGCGCGATCCCGCTTTCGAGTGGCGCGAAGTGGGGCGCGACCTGCTGAGCCGGGCGATGGCGGGGTGGATGGAGCGCTTCGGCGATCAGCGCTTCTCCCTCACCGATAGCGTCTCGTTCGAGGTGATGCGCGAGGAGGGAATCGCTTCGGCGTTCGCTTACGACCAGGACTTCATCACCGCCGGCTTCACGCTCGAGCCGTAG